In archaeon BMS3Bbin15, the following proteins share a genomic window:
- the walK gene encoding sensor protein kinase WalK, producing the protein MGFIFQEVDEDGFLKDMLNYLEEGLIIIDLDYNVIEANPAALELFGYKKEELIGRKCYESCHGEKEPCKIICPVEKVPEIGEIKRAIHEHIRNSGDKWISKISAAPVRNKQGDIVAVVEINTDITNSGVADKKIEHLKSVLQAITEVNTVITREENVTELLKEVCDILYRVRGYRLVWIDSIKEDTEGVVPVAKAGFEYKPYSSYPMKDACNIAVKTKKPQILKSKYEETGNRLSSAVIPVIYEDRVLYTINVCSDRAEVFTENEINLLMQIGRDIAFALKVMKEKEETKYILPQRIVVAKIGELFVNGAEIETLMQTAVELVAEVMDVEFSKILWLEGNKLRLIAGTGWPPDTVGKAEVGVGLESQAGYTLQMKKAVVVENFDEEKRFRAPRLLSDNFIVSGISLPMKYGDKVYGVIGVHSKQKRKYSQADVDFLSSIASLLTAAAEHRRSEEAVRRSQKKLREFFQELGSIMHTVPAAVLTTDGSGLINFINRRTLKYLGKGENDIIRSYIWEHFKEDIVKNIVIDILRGNVENEPVNLDATLKSGKNVELAISSLRNHSGEIDGIVASALDITPVKEAHRELEKAYEQLRSVDILKNNIIANVRHEILTPVTVMKGTLELLEGEVKDEGNIKMIKISKKYLQKLSEIVDNLVAVSSFYRGKVNINFKDIDLMTLVENTVSRKKTLAREKKVKIILHLGNNLPIIVGDEDNLSRALLNILDNAIKFNREGGKVEISVKSLRNKVVIRIKDTGVGMPKERLDEIFKPLTQLDASTKRRYSGTGMGLAVAKKIIELHSGKLFVESKLDKGTTFWFDLPVK; encoded by the coding sequence ATGGGATTTATATTTCAGGAGGTAGATGAGGATGGATTTCTTAAAGATATGTTAAATTACCTTGAGGAAGGCTTAATAATTATTGATTTAGACTACAATGTCATAGAAGCCAATCCTGCAGCCCTTGAACTATTTGGATATAAAAAGGAAGAACTCATTGGCAGGAAATGCTATGAAAGCTGTCATGGAGAGAAGGAACCCTGCAAAATTATATGTCCTGTTGAGAAAGTGCCTGAAATAGGAGAGATTAAAAGAGCAATCCATGAACATATAAGAAACTCAGGAGATAAGTGGATATCTAAAATTTCAGCAGCTCCTGTCAGGAATAAACAGGGAGATATTGTTGCTGTTGTGGAGATAAACACAGATATTACCAATAGTGGTGTGGCTGATAAGAAAATAGAGCATCTCAAAAGTGTACTTCAAGCAATAACAGAAGTCAATACTGTAATAACCAGAGAGGAAAATGTTACTGAACTTCTTAAAGAGGTCTGCGACATACTGTATAGGGTAAGGGGCTACAGACTGGTGTGGATAGATTCAATAAAAGAGGATACAGAGGGGGTTGTACCAGTAGCAAAAGCTGGTTTCGAATATAAGCCTTATTCCTCATACCCCATGAAAGATGCATGTAATATTGCAGTGAAAACAAAAAAGCCTCAGATACTGAAAAGTAAATATGAGGAGACAGGTAACAGATTATCCTCTGCCGTCATACCTGTAATCTATGAGGATAGAGTATTATATACTATCAATGTTTGCTCTGACAGAGCAGAAGTTTTTACAGAAAACGAAATTAATCTTCTTATGCAAATAGGCAGAGATATTGCCTTTGCCCTTAAAGTAATGAAAGAGAAGGAAGAAACAAAATACATATTACCCCAGCGGATTGTTGTTGCAAAAATCGGAGAACTCTTCGTTAATGGAGCAGAGATTGAAACTCTCATGCAGACTGCTGTGGAGCTCGTTGCAGAAGTTATGGATGTTGAGTTCTCAAAAATTCTGTGGCTTGAAGGGAATAAACTCCGTCTAATTGCAGGCACTGGCTGGCCTCCTGATACGGTAGGAAAGGCTGAGGTGGGCGTAGGACTTGAGTCCCAGGCAGGCTATACTCTTCAGATGAAAAAAGCTGTTGTTGTGGAAAATTTTGATGAGGAGAAGAGATTCAGAGCACCCAGACTTCTTTCAGATAATTTTATAGTATCTGGCATAAGTTTGCCCATGAAATATGGGGATAAGGTTTACGGTGTTATTGGGGTGCATTCTAAGCAGAAAAGAAAATATTCTCAGGCAGATGTGGATTTTCTCAGTTCAATTGCAAGCTTGTTAACTGCCGCAGCAGAGCACAGACGCAGTGAAGAAGCAGTTAGAAGGTCACAGAAGAAGCTCAGAGAATTTTTCCAGGAGCTTGGAAGTATAATGCATACAGTTCCTGCAGCTGTGCTTACAACAGATGGCAGTGGTCTGATAAATTTCATAAACAGACGTACTCTTAAATATCTGGGGAAAGGCGAGAATGATATTATAAGGAGCTATATATGGGAGCACTTCAAAGAAGATATAGTGAAAAATATTGTCATAGATATTCTAAGAGGCAACGTGGAAAATGAACCAGTGAATCTTGATGCAACACTGAAATCTGGAAAAAATGTTGAACTCGCAATTTCTTCACTGCGTAATCATTCTGGTGAGATTGATGGTATTGTTGCTTCTGCTCTCGATATTACTCCAGTTAAAGAAGCTCACAGGGAACTTGAAAAAGCATATGAGCAGCTAAGAAGTGTGGATATTTTAAAAAACAATATTATTGCCAATGTCAGACATGAAATTCTCACCCCTGTTACTGTAATGAAAGGTACTCTGGAGTTACTAGAGGGGGAAGTGAAGGATGAGGGTAACATAAAGATGATAAAAATTTCAAAAAAATATCTACAGAAACTCAGTGAAATTGTTGACAATCTTGTTGCTGTGAGTAGTTTTTATAGAGGAAAAGTCAATATTAACTTTAAAGATATAGACCTCATGACTCTGGTCGAAAATACAGTCTCCAGGAAAAAAACTTTAGCCAGAGAAAAGAAAGTTAAAATAATATTGCATCTGGGGAATAATCTTCCGATTATTGTGGGGGATGAAGACAATTTAAGCAGAGCACTATTAAATATACTTGATAATGCCATAAAATTCAATCGTGAAGGTGGAAAAGTGGAAATAAGTGTAAA
- a CDS encoding methyltransferase domain protein, with the protein MLIYVLPKKEAIEKIKGYFSTDRDFLEELFLAITRDVVMDIPEDNIKELKDNIEIWVQGYAIPLEVLEEVRRIKAGKTSTLEFKEDFEAVLTEDDLKAEPDVNYEYSEHFAGLVEGKTVLDIASGFGWIPVFLSRNKKVFALDYSYNNRIIYDKDRTYIEDTTIELFPGHPEERVFLQYEKLETYADFAELFWRAQGAEVNNITVLQGNARNLKEALSVRGNMRVSLKEENIEVVTCFFGLNHIAKNWEKVIREVYSLLKEGGKAYFAIYSEFLEKFPLKGFYDWTEALEIEIIPLKRFLEEVERAGFKYSIVEHSRTDLYTIVILEK; encoded by the coding sequence ATGTTAATCTATGTTCTTCCTAAGAAAGAAGCCATTGAGAAGATTAAAGGTTATTTTTCCACTGACAGAGATTTTCTTGAGGAGCTCTTCCTTGCTATAACAAGAGATGTGGTAATGGATATTCCAGAAGATAACATTAAAGAGCTCAAAGACAATATTGAAATCTGGGTTCAGGGTTATGCCATTCCTCTGGAGGTTCTCGAAGAAGTCAGAAGGATTAAAGCAGGCAAGACTTCCACCTTAGAGTTTAAGGAGGATTTTGAGGCGGTACTTACAGAGGATGACCTTAAAGCTGAGCCTGATGTAAACTATGAATATTCGGAGCATTTCGCTGGCCTTGTGGAAGGTAAAACTGTTCTGGACATAGCTTCAGGTTTCGGCTGGATTCCGGTTTTTCTCAGTAGAAATAAAAAGGTTTTTGCTCTCGACTATTCCTATAATAACAGAATAATCTACGATAAAGACAGGACTTATATAGAGGACACAACAATTGAACTTTTCCCAGGCCACCCTGAGGAAAGAGTTTTTCTCCAGTATGAAAAGCTCGAAACTTATGCAGATTTTGCTGAACTTTTCTGGAGAGCACAGGGTGCAGAGGTTAATAACATCACAGTACTGCAGGGAAATGCAAGGAACCTTAAAGAAGCTTTAAGTGTTAGAGGTAATATGAGGGTTTCTCTGAAAGAAGAAAACATAGAGGTGGTTACCTGTTTCTTCGGGCTTAATCACATAGCAAAAAACTGGGAAAAAGTTATCAGGGAAGTTTATTCTCTTCTGAAGGAAGGGGGTAAAGCCTACTTTGCCATTTACTCTGAGTTTCTTGAGAAGTTTCCTCTGAAAGGCTTCTATGACTGGACTGAAGCTCTTGAAATAGAGATTATTCCTCTGAAGAGATTTCTTGAGGAGGTGGAGAGAGCAGGGTTCAAATATAGCATTGTTGAACATTCCAGAACTGATTTATACACTATTGTGATACTGGAAAAGTAG
- the sppA gene encoding putative signal peptide peptidase SppA has translation MKNMLTTGLVIIGFVIAISLIGAYFISYNSASIGNGNKIAVINLDGPIQMSPEGSSFISGEGTTSGEFISQINRAVEDNSVKAIVIDVNSPGGSVVASEEMSSAVKKAKNKKPVVAWLGEIAASGGYFVASASNYIVADPATITGSIGVISIFPEYSKLFKKIGLNMTVIKAGKYKDFSTGFRPFTGEERAMMQRIVNETYNLFIKDVSQNRNLSESYVRSIAGGRVYSGTDAVKLRLADKTGSFEYAVKKAAELGGIKGKPQIVTYRKKPGLLRDILGSSFENFGYGFAKGMIGTGIFMTEGKLKF, from the coding sequence ATGAAAAACATGTTAACAACTGGTTTGGTTATAATTGGTTTTGTAATAGCAATATCCCTTATCGGGGCTTATTTTATCTCCTATAATTCTGCCTCTATTGGAAATGGTAATAAAATTGCAGTTATAAACCTTGATGGCCCTATACAGATGTCTCCCGAGGGCAGCAGTTTTATTTCAGGTGAAGGAACAACTTCAGGAGAGTTCATAAGTCAAATTAATCGTGCCGTTGAAGACAACTCTGTCAAGGCAATAGTTATAGACGTCAACTCTCCAGGCGGCAGCGTTGTTGCAAGTGAAGAGATGAGTTCTGCTGTAAAAAAGGCCAAAAATAAGAAGCCGGTGGTGGCATGGCTGGGGGAAATTGCAGCTTCTGGAGGTTACTTTGTTGCGAGTGCCTCCAACTATATTGTTGCGGACCCCGCAACAATTACTGGCAGCATCGGAGTTATATCAATTTTCCCGGAGTATTCAAAACTCTTCAAGAAAATCGGATTGAACATGACAGTTATCAAGGCAGGAAAATATAAGGATTTCAGTACAGGTTTCAGACCTTTTACCGGAGAAGAGAGGGCTATGATGCAGAGGATTGTCAATGAGACATACAACCTCTTTATCAAGGATGTTTCACAGAACAGAAACCTCAGCGAGAGTTATGTCAGAAGTATAGCTGGTGGAAGAGTTTATTCAGGAACAGATGCTGTGAAACTCAGGCTTGCAGATAAAACAGGTAGCTTTGAATATGCTGTTAAGAAGGCTGCAGAGCTTGGAGGTATAAAGGGTAAACCCCAGATTGTAACCTACAGAAAGAAGCCGGGTTTACTCAGGGATATTCTGGGTAGTTCCTTTGAAAACTTCGGCTATGGCTTTGCAAAGGGTATGATTGGAACAGGTATTTTTATGACAGAAGGAAAATTGAAGTTCTGA
- a CDS encoding 30S ribosomal protein S17e gives MIFKVNLIQLKDDSGGDNIGRIRHKDIKRTSATIVKKYSPYLTDDFRKNREFIEKVLDVEGTLVKNRVAGYVTRLVKRNAVVR, from the coding sequence ATGATTTTTAAAGTTAACCTCATACAGCTTAAAGACGATTCAGGAGGTGATAATATAGGACGGATAAGACATAAGGATATAAAGCGAACATCAGCGACCATTGTGAAGAAATATTCACCGTATCTCACAGATGATTTCAGGAAGAATAGAGAATTTATTGAGAAGGTTCTCGATGTTGAAGGTACTCTTGTCAAGAATAGAGTAGCTGGCTATGTAACAAGGCTCGTTAAGAGAAATGCTGTGGTAAGGTAG
- the dapA_1 gene encoding 4-hydroxy-tetrahydrodipicolinate synthase, whose protein sequence is MFEGCFTAIITPFKSSGVKPEVDFEAYSRLVELQNSGRVAGIVPCGTTGESPVLDNREHIRVIEITVEKAKGKVIAGTGSNSTWEAVEMTKHAEDAGAHASLQVCPYYNKPSQEGLFKHFSAVAEAVDIPIILYNIPGRSALEIYPGTMSRLNDEYSNIIGVKDATGRPEVWKDIGDACGKDFIILSGNDSDTLEMMRGYGAKGVISVASNVIPERMQKFVDSGLKNNFEVMEKEHSALKEFFNMLFIDTNPVPVKEAMNLLNIPAGGFRLPMCETTQEKREKIKELLRNFELL, encoded by the coding sequence ATGTTTGAAGGATGCTTTACTGCAATTATTACTCCCTTTAAGAGCTCGGGTGTTAAGCCAGAGGTGGATTTTGAGGCTTATTCGAGATTAGTTGAGCTTCAAAATTCTGGAAGAGTTGCTGGAATTGTACCCTGTGGCACAACGGGTGAGAGCCCTGTGCTGGATAATAGGGAGCATATTAGAGTTATTGAAATTACGGTTGAGAAGGCTAAGGGTAAAGTCATTGCTGGAACTGGCTCAAATTCTACATGGGAGGCAGTTGAAATGACAAAACATGCAGAAGATGCTGGAGCTCATGCAAGTCTCCAGGTATGTCCATATTACAATAAGCCTTCTCAGGAAGGGTTATTCAAACATTTTTCTGCAGTAGCCGAAGCTGTTGATATTCCCATAATATTATACAATATCCCTGGAAGAAGTGCCCTTGAAATTTACCCCGGTACTATGTCAAGGCTGAATGACGAGTACTCTAATATTATCGGAGTCAAGGATGCGACAGGCAGACCTGAAGTCTGGAAGGATATTGGAGATGCCTGTGGCAAGGATTTTATTATTCTCTCAGGTAATGATTCAGATACTCTCGAGATGATGAGGGGATACGGTGCAAAAGGTGTTATCAGTGTGGCTTCAAATGTTATTCCCGAGAGAATGCAGAAGTTTGTCGATTCAGGCTTAAAAAACAACTTTGAAGTCATGGAAAAAGAGCACAGTGCTCTTAAAGAGTTTTTCAATATGCTTTTCATAGACACAAATCCTGTGCCTGTGAAAGAAGCTATGAATCTCCTGAATATTCCTGCAGGTGGTTTTCGGTTACCTATGTGTGAAACCACACAGGAAAAAAGGGAGAAGATTAAAGAATTACTGAGAAATTTTGAACTGCTGTGA
- the dapB gene encoding 4-hydroxy-tetrahydrodipicolinate reductase, producing the protein MVRLAVSGALGRMGSGILKTAFNNEDFDVVAAFDAPGKEEMGRDIGEALGVGKINLVIASSEDMEKVLRDNRVDVLIDFTAPEASLRALEACAATDTAIVIGTTGFTGEQLKRIESMVEVSNIALVLSPNMATGVNVFFKIAAEIAETLGDGYDIEIIDIHHRYKKDAPSGTALKAGELIAERLGRDIDKVAVFGRQGKTGERSREEIGFHAVRAGDIVGEHFVIFAGEGERIELVHRAHSRQAFVNGALKAALFVVESEKGKVYSTFDVLGL; encoded by the coding sequence ATGGTCAGACTGGCTGTTTCTGGTGCCCTGGGCAGGATGGGCTCAGGTATATTGAAGACTGCTTTTAATAATGAAGATTTTGATGTGGTTGCTGCCTTTGATGCTCCCGGTAAGGAAGAGATGGGCAGGGATATTGGAGAAGCTCTTGGTGTCGGAAAAATTAATCTTGTCATTGCCTCCTCTGAAGATATGGAAAAAGTGCTCAGAGATAACAGAGTTGACGTGCTTATAGACTTTACTGCTCCAGAAGCGAGTCTCAGGGCACTTGAGGCATGTGCTGCTACTGACACCGCCATTGTTATTGGTACCACCGGTTTTACAGGTGAGCAGTTGAAGAGGATTGAAAGCATGGTTGAGGTATCTAACATTGCTCTTGTGTTATCCCCAAACATGGCTACGGGAGTTAATGTATTCTTTAAAATTGCAGCTGAGATAGCAGAGACTCTTGGAGATGGGTATGATATTGAGATTATAGATATTCACCACAGGTACAAGAAGGATGCACCCTCGGGTACAGCTCTTAAGGCTGGAGAACTTATAGCAGAAAGGCTGGGCAGGGATATTGATAAAGTTGCAGTATTTGGGAGACAGGGAAAAACAGGAGAGAGAAGCAGAGAGGAGATAGGTTTTCATGCTGTCAGAGCTGGAGATATCGTGGGAGAGCATTTTGTGATTTTTGCTGGCGAAGGAGAGAGGATTGAACTTGTGCACAGGGCTCATTCCAGGCAGGCTTTTGTGAATGGCGCCCTGAAAGCTGCTCTCTTTGTTGTTGAGTCGGAGAAGGGCAAAGTATATTCAACCTTTGATGTTCTCGGACTATAA
- the tusE gene encoding sulfurtransferase TusE yields MANVLKVGDKELQLDDDGYLEDFDSWTPEVAEVFAKQDGITMTEEHWNIINFLREYYKEYQIAPMIRILVKEVKKKFGPEKGNLKYVYKLFPGGPAKQACKFAGLPKPTGCV; encoded by the coding sequence ATGGCAAATGTATTAAAAGTTGGAGACAAAGAATTGCAACTGGATGACGATGGGTATTTAGAGGATTTTGACTCATGGACTCCAGAGGTAGCAGAGGTCTTTGCAAAACAGGACGGAATTACTATGACAGAAGAGCACTGGAACATAATAAATTTCCTCAGAGAGTACTATAAGGAATACCAGATTGCTCCAATGATAAGGATTCTGGTTAAGGAAGTAAAGAAGAAATTCGGACCTGAGAAGGGTAACCTCAAGTATGTATACAAGCTCTTTCCGGGTGGCCCTGCCAAACAGGCATGCAAGTTTGCCGGTCTTCCAAAGCCAACTGGCTGTGTATAA
- a CDS encoding DNA primase has translation MGKIDLDTTKYVIHSKIETNGVVEKPDVVGAIFGQTEGLLGNDLDLRELQKTGRIGRIEVEISTAAGKSKGTVKIPSSLDRVETAILAAALETIDRVGPCESHILVEKIEDVRVSKRKKLIGRAKNILETMIDDITPDSIEITEEVKESLRMKEIQGYGIDKLPAGPNIDNSDAIIVVEGRADVLLMLKYGIKNAIAVEGTSVPKTIVELSKKKTVTAFTDGDRGGELILRELLQVGEIDFVARAPEGKEVEELTKKEIFKALRNKVPAEQVMEYFSMPKREEAKPFGIKRPMRPSAPHRKVADKPKVVEPQEEENNEMVEKFKRFFTDLKGTLKAYLLDQEGNIIKEVAVRDLASALDSSREKVNVVIFDGIITQRLSEIAAEKGVDYLIGDKIGNLTKKPAEIRLLSSNNLGLN, from the coding sequence ATGGGTAAAATTGATCTTGATACAACTAAATATGTAATACATTCAAAAATTGAAACTAATGGTGTTGTGGAGAAGCCTGATGTCGTAGGTGCAATATTTGGCCAGACAGAAGGTCTCCTGGGGAATGACCTTGACCTGAGAGAGCTCCAGAAGACAGGTAGAATTGGCAGGATTGAAGTTGAAATTTCCACAGCAGCCGGAAAGTCAAAGGGAACAGTTAAGATACCGTCGAGTCTTGACAGAGTGGAGACTGCCATTCTTGCTGCAGCCCTTGAGACCATAGACCGAGTTGGTCCCTGTGAGTCTCACATCTTAGTGGAAAAGATAGAAGATGTAAGGGTGAGCAAGAGGAAGAAACTAATCGGAAGAGCCAAGAATATCCTCGAAACCATGATAGATGACATTACTCCTGACAGCATTGAGATAACAGAGGAAGTAAAAGAATCTCTCCGTATGAAGGAAATTCAGGGTTATGGTATCGATAAACTTCCTGCAGGGCCAAATATTGATAACAGTGACGCTATAATTGTGGTAGAGGGAAGAGCCGACGTGCTTCTCATGCTGAAGTATGGTATAAAGAATGCAATTGCTGTTGAGGGTACAAGTGTTCCAAAAACAATAGTTGAGCTGAGCAAGAAGAAAACTGTTACAGCCTTTACAGATGGCGACAGAGGAGGTGAACTTATCCTGAGAGAGCTTCTCCAGGTGGGTGAAATTGATTTTGTTGCGAGGGCACCTGAGGGCAAAGAGGTTGAAGAACTCACAAAGAAAGAGATATTCAAAGCTCTCCGCAATAAAGTACCTGCAGAACAGGTTATGGAGTATTTCTCCATGCCAAAGAGGGAAGAGGCAAAACCATTTGGCATCAAAAGGCCCATGAGGCCGTCAGCACCACATCGCAAGGTTGCTGATAAGCCTAAGGTTGTAGAGCCCCAAGAAGAGGAAAACAATGAGATGGTTGAGAAATTCAAGAGGTTCTTCACAGACCTCAAAGGAACGCTCAAGGCATATCTTCTTGACCAGGAAGGTAATATAATTAAGGAAGTTGCAGTTCGCGACCTTGCTTCTGCTCTGGATTCATCAAGGGAAAAAGTAAATGTTGTTATATTTGACGGGATTATTACCCAGAGGCTTTCAGAGATAGCAGCAGAGAAGGGTGTTGATTACTTAATAGGTGATAAGATTGGAAATCTGACAAAAAAACCTGCTGAAATCAGGCTTCTAAGTTCCAACAACCTTGGTCTCAATTGA
- a CDS encoding LVIVD repeat protein yields MKALPFSILLLILILSGCLATSENKLNKSSEILQQDKNFMDVFVKGDSAYVTSNWGLYIINLSNEVKPEIIGKFKTPGQAEGIFVRDGIAYIADGLDGLVIVNVSNLSSPTVISNLSYSGNFKRVVVEGDIAYIGDFNPVDGLVVVNISDARNPRVISSYNLPGYGHVRDFYINRHLIFLADFTGGLKILNKSLVTEKENPLIANVPLNGVAYSVTTLGKYAVVACSDAGLALMDISNISDPRVLSYKIVSQYAIKVRSYRNIIYVTTGNDGIISLKINGNSLEELGRYNTGGNAFGFFIRKNRIYLADYNKGLIILNISRPENIEEISDITPRGEVY; encoded by the coding sequence ATGAAAGCCTTACCTTTCTCAATCCTGCTGCTGATACTGATACTTTCAGGCTGTCTTGCAACCAGTGAAAATAAACTGAATAAAAGCTCAGAGATACTACAGCAGGATAAAAACTTTATGGATGTTTTTGTAAAGGGAGATTCTGCCTATGTAACTTCTAACTGGGGGCTTTACATAATAAATCTCTCCAATGAAGTTAAACCAGAGATTATTGGAAAGTTTAAGACTCCAGGGCAGGCAGAGGGGATTTTTGTGAGGGATGGGATTGCATATATTGCTGATGGTCTTGATGGTCTTGTCATTGTAAATGTTTCCAATCTATCTTCTCCCACGGTTATATCTAACCTGAGTTACAGTGGAAATTTCAAGAGAGTTGTGGTTGAAGGTGACATCGCTTATATTGGGGATTTTAATCCTGTTGACGGTCTTGTTGTTGTAAATATCTCGGATGCAAGAAACCCGAGAGTTATATCCAGCTATAACCTTCCGGGTTATGGACATGTAAGGGATTTTTATATTAACAGACACTTAATTTTCCTGGCTGATTTCACCGGAGGGTTAAAAATACTCAATAAAAGTTTAGTTACTGAAAAAGAGAACCCTTTGATAGCCAATGTCCCACTTAATGGTGTTGCATATTCAGTAACGACTCTCGGAAAATATGCCGTGGTTGCCTGTTCAGATGCAGGTCTTGCTCTTATGGATATCTCAAATATAAGTGACCCCAGAGTACTCTCCTACAAAATTGTCTCGCAATATGCCATAAAAGTAAGAAGTTACAGGAATATTATATATGTCACCACAGGAAACGATGGAATTATTTCTTTAAAGATAAATGGGAATTCTCTTGAAGAACTGGGTAGATATAATACCGGAGGGAATGCTTTTGGATTCTTTATACGGAAAAATAGGATTTATCTGGCAGACTATAATAAAGGACTTATAATTCTTAATATTTCCCGGCCAGAAAATATAGAAGAAATCTCAGACATAACTCCCAGAGGTGAGGTTTATTAA
- the zraS_1 gene encoding sensor protein ZraS has product MRFIKKLSIGTKVILMVGVVMLVLIISLFSLLYNENRESTYLQLKEQAQSIADQVVLFRLWNAQNKERIEPVLSVLSNKKFKYKWKMVSTKPIGSENLPQDEFQLHAIQGFENNPSDIYRIYKSNKKDFFEYAGPIIMEKPCLRCHIDQGYRKGDIHGAIIVTIPMNEVEKNLQITKSYLAASAIILLTSIMVLLYFIIQNTVIRHLHTLMKAFRKVGKGDYNTTLEVDRGDEIGELSRSFNRMVTELRSKEKQLIQSEKLATVGKLAAGVAHEINNPLANISLYAQMLYRKIRDPDTRKKLKIIEEQADQTATIVKSLLEFSRQAEPKFELVDFNDIVNKTLNILEPQIYLNKINVKLKLDKNLPKIYADPIQIQQVLVNIVTNAVQAMEGKDDAHLEIITRSKGDKVMIVVRDNGVGILEENLDKIFDPFFSTKGVGKGTGLGLSVSYGIIENHGGEIKVKSKPGHGSIFIIILPEGEENGENTYS; this is encoded by the coding sequence GTGAGGTTTATTAAGAAACTGAGTATAGGAACAAAGGTTATACTGATGGTAGGTGTAGTCATGCTGGTTTTGATAATAAGCCTCTTCAGTCTGTTATATAATGAAAATAGGGAAAGTACATATCTCCAGCTAAAGGAACAGGCCCAAAGTATTGCTGACCAAGTTGTTTTGTTCAGACTATGGAATGCCCAGAACAAAGAACGCATAGAGCCTGTACTTTCAGTTCTCTCCAATAAGAAATTCAAATATAAATGGAAGATGGTTTCAACAAAGCCAATAGGGTCTGAAAATCTTCCTCAGGATGAATTTCAGCTGCATGCAATTCAGGGTTTTGAAAATAATCCTTCTGATATTTATAGAATTTATAAATCCAATAAAAAGGATTTTTTTGAGTATGCAGGCCCTATAATTATGGAGAAACCCTGCCTGCGATGCCATATAGACCAGGGCTACAGAAAAGGCGACATACATGGTGCAATTATTGTAACCATACCCATGAATGAAGTTGAAAAGAATCTGCAGATTACAAAAAGCTACCTTGCTGCTTCAGCCATTATTCTCCTTACAAGTATTATGGTTCTCCTCTATTTTATAATTCAAAATACTGTTATACGTCATCTTCATACGCTGATGAAAGCCTTCAGAAAAGTTGGAAAAGGAGATTACAATACCACTCTTGAAGTGGATAGAGGAGATGAGATAGGAGAACTTTCGAGGTCCTTTAACAGAATGGTAACAGAACTTCGTTCAAAAGAAAAACAGCTCATTCAGAGCGAGAAACTTGCCACAGTCGGTAAACTTGCAGCAGGAGTTGCTCACGAAATAAACAATCCCCTTGCAAATATATCTCTTTATGCCCAGATGCTCTACAGGAAAATCAGAGACCCTGATACAAGAAAAAAGTTAAAAATAATAGAAGAGCAGGCAGACCAGACAGCGACTATTGTAAAAAGCCTGCTGGAATTCTCAAGACAAGCTGAACCTAAATTTGAGCTTGTTGATTTCAATGATATAGTCAATAAAACATTAAATATCCTCGAACCACAGATATATTTAAATAAAATAAATGTTAAATTAAAACTCGATAAAAATCTGCCGAAGATATATGCTGACCCTATACAGATACAGCAGGTGCTGGTAAATATAGTTACAAATGCAGTTCAGGCAATGGAAGGGAAGGATGATGCCCATCTGGAAATTATTACTCGAAGTAAAGGAGATAAGGTTATGATTGTGGTGAGGGATAATGGAGTAGGCATACTTGAAGAAAATCTTGATAAGATATTTGATCCCTTCTTCTCCACAAAGGGCGTAGGAAAAGGTACAGGTTTAGGATTGTCTGTCAGTTATGGAATTATTGAAAATCATGGGGGAGAAATAAAGGTGAAGAGTAAACCGGGACACGGTTCAATTTTCATAATAATATTACCAGAAGGTGAAGAAAATGGCGAGAATACTTATAGCTGA